The Anabaena sp. WA102 genome contains a region encoding:
- the ndk gene encoding nucleoside-diphosphate kinase codes for MERTFLAIKPDGVQRGLVGEIIRRFETKGFTLVGLKFMKVSKELAEKHYDVHRERPFFPGLVEFIISSPVVAMVWQGEGVVAAARKIIGATNPLTAEPGTIRGDFGVNVGRNLIHGSDAQETAQTEIALWFKEEELVAWQPHSTPWLSE; via the coding sequence TTGGAACGCACATTTTTAGCAATTAAGCCTGACGGTGTCCAGCGCGGACTAGTGGGTGAAATTATCCGCCGATTTGAAACCAAAGGCTTTACCCTGGTGGGTTTAAAGTTTATGAAAGTCAGTAAGGAATTAGCGGAAAAACATTATGATGTTCACCGTGAAAGACCTTTTTTCCCTGGTTTAGTGGAATTTATCATTTCTAGTCCAGTGGTAGCAATGGTTTGGCAAGGTGAGGGCGTTGTGGCAGCAGCCAGAAAAATTATTGGCGCAACCAACCCTTTAACAGCAGAACCAGGAACAATTCGCGGCGATTTTGGTGTTAATGTCGGTCGTAACCTCATTCATGGTTCTGATGCTCAAGAAACCGCTCAAACAGAAATTGCGCTGTGGTTTAAGGAAGAGGAGTTAGTTGCTTGGCAACCTCATTCTACACCTTGGTTAAGTGAGTAG
- a CDS encoding segregation/condensation protein A, with product MDAVELLETITHLIEQAEKGEIDPWDVRVIEVIDHYLELMAPEARTIRGYESDLSQSGQAFLSASMLVLFKANTLMQLSAVHNISEEVVDDTLLEIEDGLLYPAHRLQLEQHLRRRPAAMPPPKRRVTLQELIDQLQIMASQLKLVETVDKPKRLKRQPSVQTMREALELAHQENLTEVALELEQVLNSAAKGQNLEEQCWNLEQLIDLWIKTKQPEKKASHHESEHGNLVSVFWALLLLSAQSKVELFQQEFYQEIQIRLLT from the coding sequence ATGGATGCAGTCGAACTATTAGAAACAATTACACACCTCATTGAGCAAGCTGAAAAAGGGGAAATTGACCCTTGGGACGTGCGAGTTATTGAGGTGATTGACCATTACTTAGAATTGATGGCTCCAGAAGCAAGAACTATCAGAGGCTATGAAAGTGACTTGTCTCAATCTGGACAGGCTTTTTTATCAGCATCAATGCTTGTATTATTTAAAGCTAATACATTAATGCAGTTGTCGGCAGTACATAATATCTCAGAAGAAGTTGTAGATGATACACTATTAGAAATTGAGGATGGATTGTTATATCCAGCCCATCGTTTGCAACTGGAGCAACACTTACGCCGTCGTCCGGCAGCTATGCCACCCCCAAAACGGCGGGTAACTTTACAAGAGTTAATAGACCAGTTACAAATTATGGCCAGCCAACTAAAGCTGGTAGAAACAGTAGATAAACCTAAGCGACTGAAACGTCAACCTAGTGTGCAAACTATGAGGGAAGCCCTAGAGTTAGCACACCAAGAAAATCTAACGGAAGTCGCGTTAGAACTAGAGCAAGTATTAAATTCTGCTGCTAAAGGGCAAAATTTAGAGGAACAATGCTGGAATTTAGAACAACTGATAGATTTGTGGATAAAGACAAAACAACCAGAGAAAAAAGCTTCTCATCATGAATCAGAACACGGTAACTTAGTTAGCGTTTTTTGGGCGTTACTACTGCTATCGGCTCAATCTAAGGTAGAACTATTTCAACAAGAATTTTACCAGGAAATTCAAATCCGCTTACTTACTTAA
- the speA gene encoding biosynthetic arginine decarboxylase — translation MGVESTADEIVKMPSNGHKSELKHQKKKQLLVPSTSTGDLPLPWKIENSEDLYRIEGWGQPYFSINAAGHVTVSPKGERGGSLDLFELVNALKQRNLGLPMLIRFSDILEDRIERLNACFAKAIARYNYPGVYRGVFPVKCNQQRHLIEDLVRFGKPHQFGLEAGSKPELMIALALLDTPGSLLICNGYKDQEYIETAMLAQRLGQTPVIVLEQIEEVDLAITASRQLGIKPILGVRAKLSTQGMGRWGTSTGDRAKFGLTIPEIMEAVEKLGAADLLGSLQLLHFHIGSQISAINVIKDAIQEASRIYVELAMLGADMKYLDVGGGLGVDYDGSQTNFYTSKNYNMQNYANDIVAELKDTCDEKHIPVPTLVSESGRAISSHQSVLIFDVLSTSDVPLDPPSPHQEGESPIIKYLWETYQSINKENYQEFYHDAAQFKEEAISRFNLGILRLNERAKAERLYWACCQKVLTLIRQEEYVPDELEDLEKIMASIYYINLSVFQSAPDCWAIDQLFPIMPIHRLDEEPTRRGILADLTCDSDGKIDRFIDLRDVKSVLELHKFEPGKPYYLGMFLNGAYQEIMGNLHNLFGDTNAVHINLTPKGYQIEHVVKGDTMSEVLSYVQYDSEDMIENIRQRCERALEEKHITIAESQRLLQTYEQSLQRYTYLNSH, via the coding sequence ATGGGTGTCGAGTCAACCGCTGATGAGATTGTGAAAATGCCATCTAATGGGCATAAATCCGAACTAAAACACCAAAAAAAGAAACAACTGTTAGTACCTAGTACAAGTACAGGAGATTTACCTTTGCCTTGGAAAATTGAGAACAGTGAAGACCTTTACCGCATTGAAGGTTGGGGACAGCCTTATTTTTCGATTAATGCGGCTGGTCATGTCACTGTTTCTCCCAAGGGTGAACGCGGTGGGTCATTAGATTTGTTTGAGTTGGTAAATGCTTTAAAGCAGCGCAATTTGGGTCTGCCCATGTTAATCCGGTTTTCTGATATTTTGGAAGACCGAATTGAGCGGTTAAACGCTTGTTTTGCTAAAGCGATCGCTCGCTATAACTATCCTGGTGTATATCGGGGAGTATTTCCAGTTAAGTGTAATCAACAACGCCACCTGATCGAAGATTTAGTTCGGTTTGGTAAACCTCATCAATTTGGTTTAGAAGCAGGTTCTAAGCCGGAATTAATGATTGCTCTGGCTTTGTTGGATACACCAGGATCATTGTTAATTTGCAACGGCTACAAAGACCAGGAATACATCGAAACAGCGATGTTAGCCCAAAGACTAGGACAAACACCAGTTATCGTCCTAGAGCAAATTGAAGAGGTGGATTTAGCCATTACGGCTAGTCGTCAATTAGGCATTAAGCCCATCTTAGGAGTAAGAGCGAAATTAAGTACCCAAGGAATGGGACGTTGGGGAACTTCCACAGGCGATCGCGCTAAATTTGGGTTAACAATTCCCGAAATTATGGAGGCTGTGGAAAAATTGGGTGCAGCCGACTTACTCGGTTCTTTGCAATTATTACACTTCCACATTGGTTCTCAAATCTCCGCGATCAATGTCATTAAAGATGCCATCCAAGAAGCCAGCCGCATTTATGTAGAATTGGCAATGTTAGGGGCAGATATGAAGTATTTAGACGTTGGTGGTGGCTTAGGTGTAGATTACGATGGCTCTCAAACCAATTTCTACACCTCGAAAAACTACAATATGCAAAACTATGCTAACGATATCGTAGCAGAGTTAAAAGACACCTGTGATGAAAAGCATATTCCCGTACCAACGCTAGTTAGTGAAAGTGGTCGGGCGATTTCTTCCCACCAATCGGTTTTAATCTTTGATGTTCTCAGCACCAGTGATGTGCCTCTTGATCCCCCTTCTCCTCACCAAGAGGGAGAATCCCCAATCATTAAATATCTCTGGGAAACCTACCAATCCATTAATAAGGAAAATTACCAAGAGTTCTATCACGATGCTGCTCAATTTAAAGAAGAAGCCATCAGTCGTTTCAACTTAGGAATTTTGCGCCTCAACGAACGCGCTAAAGCCGAGCGTCTTTACTGGGCTTGTTGTCAAAAAGTTTTAACTCTTATCCGTCAGGAAGAATACGTACCTGATGAGTTGGAAGACCTGGAAAAAATTATGGCTTCCATTTACTACATCAATCTCTCTGTGTTTCAATCAGCACCAGATTGTTGGGCGATAGATCAACTATTTCCCATTATGCCCATACATCGCCTTGATGAAGAACCAACTCGCAGAGGAATCTTAGCGGATTTAACCTGTGATAGTGATGGAAAAATAGACCGCTTTATAGATTTACGGGATGTCAAATCGGTTTTAGAACTGCACAAATTTGAGCCGGGGAAACCTTATTATCTAGGAATGTTCCTGAATGGAGCGTACCAGGAAATTATGGGGAATTTACATAATCTCTTCGGTGATACTAACGCTGTTCACATTAATTTAACCCCCAAGGGTTATCAAATTGAACACGTTGTCAAGGGCGATACCATGAGTGAAGTTTTGAGCTATGTCCAGTATGATTCTGAAGACATGATAGAAAACATTCGCCAACGTTGCGAGCGAGCCTTAGAAGAAAAGCATATCACCATAGCAGAGTCCCAACGACTATTACAAACTTACGAACAAAGTTTACAACGGTATACTTACTTGAATAGTCATTAG
- a CDS encoding AI-2E family transporter: MRRFASLQTLLIYGLSGPIIALNIWLLSVLFHFFQNPITILSIAAILAFLLNYPVKLLEKVRVTRTQAVIIVLLLTLTLFIVLGVTLVPMVIDQTIQLLNKIPDWLATSQANLDHLESLAKQRRLSIDLKLVTNQINANIQNLVQQIASGAVGFAGTLLSGILNVVLVIVLAFYMLIYGDRVWSGLVNILPSNIGLPFSRSLQLNFQNFFLSQLLLGLFMVIALTPIFLFLKIPFALLFAIIIGISGLIPVVGATLGIGLVTLLVLIQNWWLAFPVATMAVIMQQIKDNLLAPKLMGNFIGLNPLWIFIAILMGFEIAGLLGTLVAVPIAGTIKGTFDAIKGSDHSDFVSTFRANYGSEFEQDE, from the coding sequence ATGCGCCGTTTTGCTTCTCTGCAAACTCTGTTAATTTACGGACTCAGTGGACCAATTATCGCCCTCAATATCTGGCTACTGTCTGTATTATTCCATTTTTTCCAGAATCCAATTACTATTCTCAGTATTGCTGCAATTCTGGCTTTTCTATTGAATTACCCGGTTAAGTTACTGGAGAAAGTCAGAGTTACCCGTACTCAAGCAGTAATTATTGTTTTACTGCTGACTTTAACTTTGTTTATTGTTTTGGGTGTTACCCTCGTACCAATGGTCATTGACCAAACCATTCAATTGTTAAATAAGATTCCTGATTGGTTAGCGACTAGTCAAGCTAATTTGGATCACTTAGAAAGTTTAGCAAAGCAGCGGCGGTTATCTATAGATTTAAAGCTAGTAACAAACCAAATAAATGCTAATATTCAGAATTTAGTACAGCAAATAGCTTCAGGGGCGGTAGGATTTGCAGGAACACTGTTATCAGGAATACTGAACGTAGTATTGGTCATTGTTCTAGCTTTTTATATGCTCATATATGGCGATCGCGTTTGGTCTGGTTTAGTTAACATTCTCCCGTCTAATATTGGTCTTCCTTTTAGCCGCTCATTACAGTTAAATTTTCAAAACTTTTTTTTGAGCCAATTATTGCTAGGACTATTTATGGTCATAGCCCTTACACCCATTTTCTTATTTCTGAAAATTCCATTTGCCCTGTTATTTGCTATTATTATCGGTATTTCTGGGCTTATTCCCGTTGTTGGCGCAACTTTAGGCATTGGTTTAGTCACATTGTTGGTATTAATCCAAAATTGGTGGTTAGCCTTTCCAGTCGCTACAATGGCAGTTATCATGCAACAAATCAAAGACAATTTGTTAGCACCAAAATTAATGGGCAATTTTATTGGACTTAACCCTTTATGGATTTTTATTGCCATTTTAATGGGATTTGAAATTGCTGGATTATTAGGAACACTCGTTGCTGTGCCAATTGCGGGAACTATCAAAGGCACTTTTGATGCCATTAAAGGCAGTGATCACAGTGATTTTGTCTCTACTTTTCGAGCTAATTACGGCTCGGAATTTGAACAAGATGAATAA
- a CDS encoding sugar phosphate nucleotidyltransferase yields the protein MKAMILAAGKGTRIRPITYTIPKPMIPILQKPVMEFLLELLRQHGFDEIMVNVSHLAEEIESYFRDGQRFGVQIAYSFEGKIDDDGKLVGEAIGSAGGMRRIQDFSPFFDDTFVVLCGDALIDLDLTAAVKWHKSKGAIATIITKSVPKEEVSSYGVVVTDDDNRIQAFQEKPTVEEALSTNINTGIYIFEPEVFKYIPSGMEYDIGGQLFPQLVADNAPFYAIPMDFEWVDIGKVPDYWRAIRGVLSGEIKNVQIPGHEVLPGIFTGLNVSVNWDKVDITGPVYIGGMTKIEDGAKIIGPAMIGPNCWICSGATVDNSVIFEWSRLAPGVRLVDKLVFGRYCVDKTGASIDVQAAALDWLITDARQTPPSQKPLEHQAIAELLGTNSI from the coding sequence ATGAAAGCGATGATTCTTGCGGCGGGAAAAGGTACTCGTATCCGTCCCATTACGTATACAATTCCCAAACCGATGATTCCTATACTGCAAAAGCCGGTTATGGAATTTTTGCTGGAGTTATTACGTCAACATGGCTTTGACGAAATTATGGTCAATGTCAGCCATTTGGCGGAGGAAATAGAAAGTTATTTCCGAGATGGTCAGCGGTTTGGAGTGCAGATTGCCTATTCTTTTGAAGGTAAAATTGATGATGACGGTAAACTCGTCGGTGAGGCTATTGGTTCGGCTGGGGGTATGCGTCGGATTCAAGATTTTTCCCCATTTTTTGACGATACATTTGTAGTGTTGTGTGGTGATGCTTTAATTGATTTAGATTTAACTGCTGCGGTAAAGTGGCATAAATCCAAAGGGGCGATCGCTACTATTATTACCAAATCAGTTCCCAAGGAAGAAGTTTCTAGTTATGGTGTGGTAGTTACGGACGACGATAATCGCATTCAAGCTTTCCAAGAAAAACCAACTGTTGAAGAAGCTCTTAGCACTAATATCAATACAGGTATTTATATTTTTGAGCCAGAAGTGTTCAAGTATATACCCTCTGGGATGGAGTATGACATTGGTGGCCAATTATTTCCCCAACTTGTGGCAGATAATGCCCCTTTTTACGCCATTCCCATGGATTTTGAATGGGTAGATATTGGTAAAGTTCCCGATTATTGGCGAGCAATTCGTGGTGTTTTATCAGGGGAAATTAAAAATGTGCAAATCCCTGGACATGAAGTTTTGCCAGGTATTTTTACTGGACTAAATGTATCTGTAAATTGGGACAAAGTAGATATTACTGGACCTGTTTATATCGGGGGAATGACTAAAATTGAGGATGGCGCAAAAATCATTGGTCCGGCGATGATTGGTCCAAATTGTTGGATTTGCAGTGGTGCAACTGTAGATAACAGTGTGATTTTTGAATGGTCGCGTTTAGCTCCAGGTGTGCGTTTGGTAGATAAGCTGGTGTTTGGACGTTATTGTGTGGATAAGACGGGGGCATCAATTGATGTCCAAGCTGCGGCTTTAGATTGGTTAATTACTGATGCTCGTCAAACTCCACCTTCTCAAAAGCCTTTAGAACACCAAGCGATCGCCGAATTATTGGGAACAAACTCAATTTAG